The window ttcattttatgaaaaacatatgttattcacatagtaaataaatgacaactcctatgttagagatgataggttctagttaatcttgtagagaaagttacagaacaccagtggatgTGCCTTTGTGttcttgtaatttcagtgcttgataaatgtcagtagaaggccatagaagtagtaggaaatttagaccctgttttgaaaatagatgaaaaacaggaaaacaaagaaaatgttcatgtctttagtttggacaagaattatcctttgctcaaacaaatataatgtttatggtttagctttctagaACTTAGATgagaaacagtaagtaacagagaatttgtagtttaagctttcaagtcagatacattaacttaaattcttttattctttagaaatcacataattaagaagattgagacagaaaataaagaaaaagcaaatgggctgagcatctggactgttttcacctgatatgtataaaagaaaacccttgagtTTCGTTAtagtatatgaaatatttacatacttTGCGTATCTATGTGTGCGCATGGATGGATGTAGTGTATaggtgagattatctagttacactggcttagtttctggatatgaggaataggaaaccaaattttctaaaaatgattagtaagttattgtttaatcaaatggccggcagaaagttgaaatttcggtaacatattagttttaagttctatagaaacttcttgtctgttcactgttttcctattacagtgagctGCATGCGTCTCCTAAGGCAAGGAGGACGGACTTGCAGGCGCTACAGATCATCCAGAAGGAGATTTGGCAATTCCTTGCAGGTGCCTACCAAGAGCAGGCGGACCAACTAACGATACCTCAACGGTTCCAAGTGGGAGATTCGGTTTGGGTTCGATGGCATCAATTAAAGAACCTGGAACCGCGGTGGAAGGGACCCTTTGTCGTGCTACTAACCACGCCAACGGCACTGAAAGTAGACAGCATCGCTCACTGGATTCATGCCGCCCACGTCAAATTTGATACCTCCGTTCCAGAATCAAACCAGGCCATGAGATGGAAAGCCCACCATACCCCAAACCCTTTAAAGATAAGACTTTCACGCTcctagttttcctttattttgccaATAAGAGGACTTCTTCCAGTCCCCACGCTCCCAAGTCATTAACTTGGGAGGTCCTAAACAGTCAGGGGGACTTCGTCTGGTCTGTCTCCGGAACGCATGCCCTCTGGACTTGGTACCCGGAACTGTACTCAGACTTGTGTAAGCTGGCAACAGGAGCACCAGGGTGGGACTTTGAAGGGGGCTACCCCTGGTGCTGCTTCAGCCTCCGTGACTGCAGACAGAGGGTGGTTGAATCCTCTTCTGAGTCACAATTCGTTTGTAGAATTGCAGAACCATCTCCACTTATTTCCATCATCCCAGGGGCTAACTTTAGTCCCAGTTTATACAATGGATTGACCTTTGCAGTAGCTTCAAAGACACCAGTGATGGATCAAACGTATCAAAAATGTTAAATGGGGGCTCACAGGAGAGGTATGCTGTTTGATCGGATGCCACTTTTGTGCTAAATCTGAGCCAGcaggaaaaagacatttctccagcATCAATTCaaaaaggtatatttttcttttatcgaAAAAGAGAGGCTTTGATTACTTACTGTAAGTTCTCATGGGAAAGCACAAACCCACAGTGTCCTGGAGCCTCTGCCTCAGAGAGCGGTTCCCTGTCCATGTCGTGCATGGATCTGACTCCATAGCGCCGCTCTTGCCTCTGAAGGCCGCTTCAAGTTCTACCAAACTTTTTCTCAGTATCCAAGGAACTCTGGCTGGCGCTGCTTCTGCGGCCCCGCAGGCATGCCCCGCTGAGGGATGACCGGTGCCCAAAGGAGGGCGAGCCGGGGTCTCCTAGGGGTGCTGCCGCAACCCCCAATCGGAGGAGCCAGCTCAAAGAAGTAACCTTTTATGTCTGTCCTGGATCACACCGACCCCAGGCATACCGCTACTGTGGGGGAGGTTCGGACTTCTATTTGCAAGTCCTGGGACTGTGAGACGATTGGCCAGGCCCATTGGAAGCCCTCCTCTGGCTGGGACTATATCACAGTAAGTGCCAATTACACCCTGTTCCAGGAATGCTGGCTGTGCTTGAGCTCAGCACCCCCTTACTATGAGGgggttgctgtgattaaaaacctTTTCAACCACACCTCAGTTCCTCAACTTTGCTCACAGGGCACCCAAAACAAGCTGACCCTGTCCGAAGTATCAGGCAAGGGACTTTGTTTAGGGACAGTTCCTCTTACCCATCAGGCCCTTTATAATAAGACCCTCCGGGTACACCCTGGGAACTATTGGCTTACAGGCCCGAACGGGACCCAGTAGGCCTGCAACATGGGACTGACCCCTTGCATATCGGCTCAGGTCCTCAATCAAACCAGAGATTTTTGTGTCCTCATTGAGCCCT is drawn from Arvicanthis niloticus isolate mArvNil1 chromosome Y, mArvNil1.pat.X, whole genome shotgun sequence and contains these coding sequences:
- the LOC143437346 gene encoding uncharacterized protein LOC143437346 — encoded protein: HGLRDRVGGNRRESRDRPAPPGFGGDAAVGRSVSSSPAVTSRRARRGRREPRCFHPAGSEVSLTGSALAGAREPEAAPRLRVEGPRLLSGGPAPPSPEAEVRHRGPRQWRRGRDDRVCGSSGQKRELHASPKARRTDLQALQIIQKEIWQFLAGAYQEQADQLTIPQRFQVGDSVWVRWHQLKNLEPRWKGPFVVLLTTPTALKVDSIAHWIHAAHVKFDTSVPESNQAMRWKAHHTPNPLKIRLSRS